The sequence GTTTCAACTACCAACAGAAATTTTATTGGCAGAATGGGGCATCCAAAGAGTAAAGTAATTCTCGCTTCCCCTGCAGTCGCTGCAGCATCTGCTATAACTGGATATATCACTTCGCCTGAGGAGGTAATGTAATGATGATTTTAGAAGGCGCTGCAAGAATTTTTGGCAATAATATAGATACCGATCTTATAATAGCAGCAAGATATCTAACAGAAACCAATGAAGTTGAACTTGGCAAAAATCTTTTCAAAGATTTAAGACCAAATTTTGTAAACGAGATGAATAAAGGAGACATAATAGTTGCAGGAAATAATTTTGGTTGCGGCTCATCACGAGAACATGCTCCTTTAGCCATAAAGGGCGCAGGAATTAGTGCAGTTATTGCAAATTCCTTCGCAAGAATTTTTTTTAGAAATGCTATTAATGTTGGTTTACCAATTTTCGTAACAAGTGAGAATTTGAATTCAATCGAAGAAGGAGATAAATTATCTATAAACGCTTCAGAAGGGATACTCTTAAATAAGACAAAAAACAAGACATATAAATTCGACCCATATCCAGAATTTTTATTAAATCTCGTTCAAATAGGTGGTCTC comes from Thermodesulfobium acidiphilum and encodes:
- a CDS encoding 3-isopropylmalate dehydratase small subunit, coding for MILEGAARIFGNNIDTDLIIAARYLTETNEVELGKNLFKDLRPNFVNEMNKGDIIVAGNNFGCGSSREHAPLAIKGAGISAVIANSFARIFFRNAINVGLPIFVTSENLNSIEEGDKLSINASEGILLNKTKNKTYKFDPYPEFLLNLVQIGGLFNFTKNRLKEVQKNV